The Parcubacteria group bacterium ADurb.Bin159 genomic interval TTTCTAAAATAACGCTTACGACAATAAGTACTGACGCTCCACCAACAGTAAAAGCAGTAATATGAAATATTCCCTGAACAATAATAGGCAGAACAGCAATTATACCTAAAGAAAGCGCTCCGAAAAGTAAAATATGCTGCAAGGTAGAATGAAGATATTTAGTTGTTGGCTCTCCGGGACGAATTCCGGGAATAAATCCGCCAGAGCGTTGAAGGTTTTCTGATATTTGGTCGGGATGAAAAACAATACTAGTATAAAAATAAGTGAAAGCGAAAACTAAAGCAAAATAAACTAAACCATAAATTATTTGATTTTGAAATAAATTAGCCAAACCTTGACCAAAATTAGCTATAATCGGGGAAGCAGCGCGGGATAAAAATTGACCAATAAATCCCGGAATAAGAACTATAGCCATAGCAAAAATAATAGGAATCATCCCCACGGGATTAACCCGTAGAGGTAAATAAGTATCTGTACCGCCATACATTCTATTTCCTCTAATGCGTCGAGCATAAGAAATTGGTATATTACGCTCCCCTTCAGTTAAATAAACAACTCCTACAATAGTTAAAATAGCTACTAAAATAAAAACAATATAGGTAATAATTTGACTCGAGGTAAAGGTTAAAATAGATTGTTGTAAAGATATGGGCAAACGCTCCACAATACCCGCTAAAATTAAAAGCGAGACGCCATTGCCAATCCTTTTCTCGGTAATTAATTCTCCAAGCCACACTAAAAACATTGTTCCAGCAGTCATGGTTAAAATAGCCGTTATTAACGACAGCCCTTTTAATTCTCCTATTAAAGAAGTTCCTCCACTTTGTAATAATCTAATCATTCCATAAGACTGCAACATTGCTAAAGGAATAGTCACAAAATTAGTATATTGATTAATTTTTTGCTGTCCTCTTTGCCCTTCCTGAGCTAATTCTCCAAGCGAAGGAATAATCATTGTTAAAAGCTGAATAATAATGGAAGCAGTAATGTAGGGTCCAAGCCCAAGAGTGATAATAGAAAAATTGCTCATTGCCCCTCCAGAGAGAAGATTGAGCATCCCTAAAAGTTGATTATCAGCGAAAAAATTTTTTAAAGCGTTAACATCCACCCCGGGTAAAGGAATATGGGCAGCAAATCGAAAAACACAAAGCATCGCCA includes:
- a CDS encoding preprotein translocase subunit SecY — protein: MPETITRAFQIKSIRNRILFVVAMLCVFRFAAHIPLPGVDVNALKNFFADNQLLGMLNLLSGGAMSNFSIITLGLGPYITASIIIQLLTMIIPSLGELAQEGQRGQQKINQYTNFVTIPLAMLQSYGMIRLLQSGGTSLIGELKGLSLITAILTMTAGTMFLVWLGELITEKRIGNGVSLLILAGIVERLPISLQQSILTFTSSQIITYIVFILVAILTIVGVVYLTEGERNIPISYARRIRGNRMYGGTDTYLPLRVNPVGMIPIIFAMAIVLIPGFIGQFLSRAASPIIANFGQGLANLFQNQIIYGLVYFALVFAFTYFYTSIVFHPDQISENLQRSGGFIPGIRPGEPTTKYLHSTLQHILLFGALSLGIIAVLPIIVQGIFHITAFTVGGASVLIVVSVILETMEQIKSQIAVYEYEGK